CCTACGGTGCGGGCGCAGGCGCGCTTCCGTGCGGCCTGGGCTGACCGCGCCAGGCCAGCACCTCGGCCAGGGCATCGAGCAGCGGCGCCGGATCGCCTTCCATAGCCGCTGCCAGCGGCTGGCCGCCGTGCGCGGGCAGGTTCACGCCGAAGCGGCGCAGCACGGCCAGCGTTTCCGGGTAGTCGCGCAACACGACGTGCAGCGGCAGCGCGGACAGCTCCTCGCGGGCAGGCACGCTCACGCGCGTGCCGGCACGGCGTCCTCGACGCCGGCCGCGAGCCGTTCCGCGATCTCGCGGAATGCCCGCCCCGCGGCCGAATCCGGCGCGTACAGGACCGTAGGCCGACCCGTATCGCTGGCTACGCGCACGGCCGCGTCCAGCGGCACGGCGCCCAGGAACGGGAGCGACATCTCCTCGGCCAGTCGGCGCCCGCCACCCAGCCCGAAGATGTCCACGGCCTGGCCGCAGTGCGGGCACTGGAACCCGCTCATGTTCTCGACCACGCCCAGCACGCGCGTGCGCACGCGCTCGAACATGCGGATCGCGCGCCGCACATCGCCGGTGGAAATGTCCTGCGGCGTGGTCACCATCACCGCGCCATCCAGATTGATGGTCTGGACCAGCGAGAGCTGGGCGTCCCCTGTGCCGGGTGGCATATCCACCACCAGGTAATCGAGCTGCCCCCACTCGACCTGCTCCAGGAACTGGCGCAGAATGCCGGAGACCATGGGCCCCCGCATGATGGCCGGCTGCTCGTCATCGAGCAGGAAGCCCAGGCTCATGAGCCGCACGCCGTGCCCGTCCAGGGGCACGATCTTCTCCTGCCCTTTGGCGCCCGTGACCTGCGGCCGCCGGCGCTCGCCGAACATCAGCGGGATGTCCGGCCCGTAGATGTCGGCGTCCAGAAGGCCGACCTGGCGACCTGCGGCCGCCAGCGCCGCCGCCAGGTTGGCGGCTACGGTGGACTTGCCCACGCCGCCCTTCCCCGAGCTCACCGCCACCACGCGCCGCATCCCCGCGGCGATATCGGGCTCCGGCTTGGGAGCGGGCACGGAGTGCGGGCGGAGCACCCGCGGCTGCGCCTGTGCCCGCGCCGGCTGCGGCGCCCGCGGCAGCTTCACATCGATCTTCACCGCAAGGACGCCCGGCACCGCCTCGGCTGCCGCCCGCGCCTCGCGCACCAGCGTGCCCGGGTCCTCCGGCTCGAGAGCGAACTGGAAGCGGACCTTCCCGTCCTCCTCCACCCGCAGCTCCTGCACCTTCCCCGCGGCAACGATGTCCGCGCCCGTGGCCGGGTGGTGTACACGCATCAGGGCTTCCGCTACCTGCCGCTGCAACGCCTCGCGGTCTACTGCCATCCTCTTCCTTTCGCGCAAGACGGCCGGCGCCCCAGGGGCGCCGGCCGTCCCAGGGAGCCGGTGCAACCCCGATCAAACGGCCTGAACCGCCCGCACCTCCGGCACCGCCATCTGCAGCCGTCGCTCGATCCCCTGCTTCAAGGTCATGTCCGAGATGGGGCAGGCATGGCATGCGCCGATCAGCCGCAGCAGCACGAGCCCCTCCTCCTCATGGAACTCGAGGAACTCGAGGTCCCCGCCATCGGAGCGGATCGCGGGACGGATCCCTTCCAGGACCTCCTCGATCTTCTGCCGTGTGGTCATCCGGCTCGCTGCTCCTTGCCTCACAAACATTTCCAGCCTTGCCGCAATCTACCGCGCCGCGCCACTCCCAGTCAACGGCTGAGGATGGCAGCTCACCACGGGCGCTCGGGCGTGGGCGCCGAAGTCGCGAAACGGTCCGTGATGGACTTGGCCTGCGTGAAGAGCAGCAGGTAATCCGGCCCGCCCGCCTTCGAGTCCGTGCCCGACATGTTGAACCCGCCGAAGGGCTGCACGCCGACCAGCGCGCCCGTGCACTTGCGGTTCAAGTACAGGTTGCCCACGTGGAACTCCTGCCGCGCCCGGGCCAGTCGCTCGGCCGAGCGGGAGTAGACACCGCCCGTCAGGCCGTACACTGTGCCGTTGGCGATCTCGAGCGCGTGCTCGAAGTCGCGGGCTTTGATGAAGGCGAGCACGGGCCCGAAGATCTCCTCCTGTGCCACGCGCGCGTCAGGCGCCAGGTCCGCGATGATGGTGGGAGGAATGAAGTAGCCGCCGCCCTCCTGCGTCTCGCCGCCCAGTACCAGGCGGCCCTCCCGTTTGCCGATCTCGATATACTCCCGGATCTTGCGGAACGCCGAGCGGTCCACCACGGCACCCATGAAGGTGGACGGGTCCGTGGGATCGCCCACCTCGAGCTGGCGCGCCCGTTCGACAATGCGTCTCAGCACCGCGTCGTACACCTTCTCGACCACGATCGCCCGCGAGCAGGCCGAGCACTTTTGCCCCTGGAAGCCGAACGCCGATACCACAATGCCGTCCGCGGCTGCATCGAGATCGGCCGTCTCGTCCACGATGATCGCGTCTTTGCCGCCCATCTCGAGGATCGTCCGCTTCAGCCAGAGCTGGCCCGCTTGGACCTTCGAGGCTCGCTCGAAGATGCGGAGTCCCACTTCCTGCGAGCCGGTGAAGGCGATGAAGCGGGTGCGCGGATGGTCAACGAGCGCATCACCAATCGCGCCGCCGGGCCCGGGCAGGAAGTTGAGCACACCCGGCGGCAGTCCCACCTCTTCCGTCATGATGCGTACGAACTGGGCGGCGATGGCAGGGGAAGTCGAGGCCGGCTTGAGGACCACGGTGTTGCCCGCCACCAGCGCGGCCAGGGTCATGCCGCCCATGATCGCGCCCGGGAAGTTCCAGGGCGGAATGACGATGCCCACCCCCAGCGGGATGTAGCGCAGCTCGTTCTCCTCGCCTGGAGAGGCACCCAGCGGCTGAGGCGCGGCGAGACCCAGCATCTGGCGCGCGTAGTACTCGGCGAAATCGATGAGCTCGGCGACGTCGGCATCGGCCTCGACCCAGCTCTTGCTCACCTCGAAGACCTGCCACGCGGCCAGCTCGTGCTTGCGCCGGCGCATGGCCGCGGCCGCCCGCAAGAGACAGCGGGCCCGCTCTTCGGCCGGCGTGCGGGCCCAGCCGGGGAACGCTTGGTCCGCCGCGGCCACGGCCGCCTTCGCGTGCTCGACGGTCGCGCGCACGAAGCGGCCCACCACCTGCTCGGGCACAGCCGGGTTGTGGGAGGTGAAGGTCTCGCCCTCCTGGACGGCGCGGCCGCCGATCAGCAACGGATAGGTGCGGCCCAACTCGCTCCGCACCTTCGCCAGCGCCTCTTCCATCCGCCGGACATTGGACGGATCGCTCCAATCGGTGGGTGGCTCGTTGCGAAACTCGGGAAGCATGCTCGACCTCCAGATGCAGCGGCTCGGCCGCCGGCGCGGCTAGCACAGCGACTCAACGATGCGCGGGCCGTGCGCGCGGCCATTCTCGATGAAGATCTTGTTGGCGTCGTGACCTGCCGCAATCACGCCGGCAATGAAGATGCCAGAGACGTCGGTTTCCATAGTCTGCGGATCGTGCGCCGGTATGCCGGTAGTCGGGTCGATGGACACACCCAGGCGCCGCAGGAGACCGGGATCGGGGGAAAACCCGGTCATGGCAAACACCCAGTCATTCCTCAACTCTTCCTCGGCGCCCTCGATCTCGGAGCGCAGGATCACGGCGCCCGGCCGGATCTGCTGCACGCGCGCCTGCCAGCGCGCGGCGATCTCACCCTTCTCGAGCCGGTTCGTTATGTCCGGCAGCACCCACGGCTTGACGCCGCGGTCCAGGCGGTCCGCGAAGTGGAGCAGCGTCACGCGCGCGCCGCAGCGGTAGAGGTCCAGCGCCGCTTCCACTGCCGAGTTGCCGCCCCCTATGACCAGGCAATCCTGGTCGTAGTAAGGGTGCCCCTCACGGTAGTAGTACGTCACCTTGTCCAGCTCGGCACCCGGCACGCCCAGCAGGTTGGGCCGGCCGAAGTAGCCGGTGGCAATCGCCACCTGCCGCGCGAGGTAGCTGGCGGCGGAGCCCTCACGCCGCCGGGTGCGCAGCGTGAAGGCGCCCCGCTGGCCCGCGATGTCCAGGACCTCCTCGTACTGGTGGACCCGCAGCCCGAAGTGCGAGGCCAGGCGGCGGTAGTACTTGAGCGCCTCGAGCCGCGTGGGCTTGTCCGCGGCAACAATGAAGGGGACGCCGCCCACCTCGAGCTTCTCCGCGGTCGAGAAGAAGGTCATGTAGGTGGGGTAGGCGGCGATCGAACCGGTGATGCACCCCTTGTCGAAGAGCACGCACTCGAGGCCCGCCTGCCGCGCGGCCACGGCCACGCCCAGGCCGCACGGCCCTGCGCCCACCACCGCCAGATCCAGAACACCCTCCACTTCTTACTCCGGTTTTAGTGGCTCGAGGACCAGCCGTTGGACGACGCGGCTGCGGGCCTGCTCCCGCTCCAGCGGGATGCGCCAGAGCCCGCCCTGGCGCCAGCGTGCGAACTGGTCGCGGT
This genomic window from Gemmatimonadota bacterium contains:
- the pruA gene encoding L-glutamate gamma-semialdehyde dehydrogenase gives rise to the protein MLPEFRNEPPTDWSDPSNVRRMEEALAKVRSELGRTYPLLIGGRAVQEGETFTSHNPAVPEQVVGRFVRATVEHAKAAVAAADQAFPGWARTPAEERARCLLRAAAAMRRRKHELAAWQVFEVSKSWVEADADVAELIDFAEYYARQMLGLAAPQPLGASPGEENELRYIPLGVGIVIPPWNFPGAIMGGMTLAALVAGNTVVLKPASTSPAIAAQFVRIMTEEVGLPPGVLNFLPGPGGAIGDALVDHPRTRFIAFTGSQEVGLRIFERASKVQAGQLWLKRTILEMGGKDAIIVDETADLDAAADGIVVSAFGFQGQKCSACSRAIVVEKVYDAVLRRIVERARQLEVGDPTDPSTFMGAVVDRSAFRKIREYIEIGKREGRLVLGGETQEGGGYFIPPTIIADLAPDARVAQEEIFGPVLAFIKARDFEHALEIANGTVYGLTGGVYSRSAERLARARQEFHVGNLYLNRKCTGALVGVQPFGGFNMSGTDSKAGGPDYLLLFTQAKSITDRFATSAPTPERPW
- a CDS encoding Mrp/NBP35 family ATP-binding protein, encoding MAVDREALQRQVAEALMRVHHPATGADIVAAGKVQELRVEEDGKVRFQFALEPEDPGTLVREARAAAEAVPGVLAVKIDVKLPRAPQPARAQAQPRVLRPHSVPAPKPEPDIAAGMRRVVAVSSGKGGVGKSTVAANLAAALAAAGRQVGLLDADIYGPDIPLMFGERRRPQVTGAKGQEKIVPLDGHGVRLMSLGFLLDDEQPAIMRGPMVSGILRQFLEQVEWGQLDYLVVDMPPGTGDAQLSLVQTINLDGAVMVTTPQDISTGDVRRAIRMFERVRTRVLGVVENMSGFQCPHCGQAVDIFGLGGGRRLAEEMSLPFLGAVPLDAAVRVASDTGRPTVLYAPDSAAGRAFREIAERLAAGVEDAVPARA
- a CDS encoding NifU family protein — encoded protein: MTTRQKIEEVLEGIRPAIRSDGGDLEFLEFHEEEGLVLLRLIGACHACPISDMTLKQGIERRLQMAVPEVRAVQAV
- the ypdA gene encoding YpdA family putative bacillithiol disulfide reductase, which gives rise to MEGVLDLAVVGAGPCGLGVAVAARQAGLECVLFDKGCITGSIAAYPTYMTFFSTAEKLEVGGVPFIVAADKPTRLEALKYYRRLASHFGLRVHQYEEVLDIAGQRGAFTLRTRRREGSAASYLARQVAIATGYFGRPNLLGVPGAELDKVTYYYREGHPYYDQDCLVIGGGNSAVEAALDLYRCGARVTLLHFADRLDRGVKPWVLPDITNRLEKGEIAARWQARVQQIRPGAVILRSEIEGAEEELRNDWVFAMTGFSPDPGLLRRLGVSIDPTTGIPAHDPQTMETDVSGIFIAGVIAAGHDANKIFIENGRAHGPRIVESLC